The genomic segment TAGTGTTGTTCTGATTACAAGAAAAATAGATGGAGAGTGAACGTTTCATTTGTTCATTCAATCCCTTTAACACTCTACTTGAAAATCTGAACGTCTCACTCGATGAGGCGTTTTTTTTCAGTAGGGCCAATAACTCGACATCCTCAAAGTATATGAGATGTTGTGTTGGTTGTGCAAATTGCAATGCATTTTTGGCGGTAGTATAGGAGTAGCGAATTTCATCTAAAGAATTGACGGGATAGCCAACGCCAATTCTGACAAGGGAGTCTTTCTGCAAAGTAAGTAGTAAAATAGAAAGTTTTCTCTTCAAAGTAGTTTCAGTCATTCCGCTAATTAAAATGAATACCTCATTCAATTGTGAATGTCCAATGAGAACAGAGTTTTTTTCAAATTGATCCTCCAATTTTTCAATGATTCTTTGAGAGGAAGGTAGGAAGCTCTTAAATTCGATTAAAAGTGTTGTGTATGGATTTATTGTGCTAAATCCCAAAAGAGAAAGTCTCTCCTTAACAATCAACGAAAGCGGCTCACCGCTAATTAACTCTTCAAAAATCAGTTCTTTCATCTTCCGTTTCCATTCCGCTCGCGAGGTAATGAGTGACTGGTGAACCATCATTTCAGTTGTTAATTGTACAAGTGTTGCGATTTCTCGGAGAT from the Sporosarcina psychrophila genome contains:
- a CDS encoding CdaR family transcriptional regulator: MLTKQLADEIVEQTMVRLNRNLNVMDTNGMILASGEEQRINKIHEGAAYVAKTKEILWITEENMVNWHGTKPGVNMPIHFQQQLVGVIGITGNPADLREIATLVQLTTEMMVHQSLITSRAEWKRKMKELIFEELISGEPLSLIVKERLSLLGFSTINPYTTLLIEFKSFLPSSQRIIEKLEDQFEKNSVLIGHSQLNEVFILISGMTETTLKRKLSILLLTLQKDSLVRIGVGYPVNSLDEIRYSYTTAKNALQFAQPTQHLIYFEDVELLALLKKNASSSETFRFSSRVLKGLNEQMKRSLSIYFSCNQNNTIAAATLEVHRHTLTYRLRKIEEVSGYNPTLFHDAVLLKIALLLDEK